A genomic segment from Glycine soja cultivar W05 chromosome 20, ASM419377v2, whole genome shotgun sequence encodes:
- the LOC114401323 gene encoding protein JAZ13 isoform X2 — translation MKRNCYLDLRFRPSSASSPHDSILFLAFVVSMSKKVVAIPQSRRHMLDVTELQARVILWLASQEREGNTGPASATSLSLQSQALLMHAPQGSSVKRSLRNFLQKRKKRFQKSHPHCFSQ, via the exons ATGAAGCGAAACTGCTACTTGGATCTTCGTTTTCGCCCTTCATCTGCTTCATCACCCCATGATTCAAT TTTATTTCTTGCATTTGTCGTTAGCATGAGCAAAAAAGTTGTTGCCATTCCGCAAAGTAGACGCCACATGCTTGATGTCACAGAACTTCAG GCAAGAGTGATACTATGGTTGGCAAGTCAAGAAAGGGAAGGTAACACAGGACCAGCTTCGGCCACGTCGCTTTCATTGCAATCTCAAGCATTATTAATGCATGCCCCGCAAGGTTCTTCAGTAAAGAGATCCCTAAGGAATTTCCTtcagaagagaaagaaaaggttTCAAAAGTCACACCCCCATTGCTTCTCGCAATAG
- the LOC114401323 gene encoding protein JAZ13 isoform X3 produces MKRNCYLDLRFRPSSASSPHDSIMSKKVVAIPQSRRHMLDVTELQARVILWLASQEREGNTGPASATSLSLQSQALLMHAPQGSSVKRSLRNFLQKRKKRFQKSHPHCFSQ; encoded by the exons ATGAAGCGAAACTGCTACTTGGATCTTCGTTTTCGCCCTTCATCTGCTTCATCACCCCATGATTCAAT CATGAGCAAAAAAGTTGTTGCCATTCCGCAAAGTAGACGCCACATGCTTGATGTCACAGAACTTCAG GCAAGAGTGATACTATGGTTGGCAAGTCAAGAAAGGGAAGGTAACACAGGACCAGCTTCGGCCACGTCGCTTTCATTGCAATCTCAAGCATTATTAATGCATGCCCCGCAAGGTTCTTCAGTAAAGAGATCCCTAAGGAATTTCCTtcagaagagaaagaaaaggttTCAAAAGTCACACCCCCATTGCTTCTCGCAATAG
- the LOC114401323 gene encoding protein JAZ13 isoform X1: protein MKRNCYLDLRFRPSSASSPHDSIKNKRSLFLAFVVSMSKKVVAIPQSRRHMLDVTELQARVILWLASQEREGNTGPASATSLSLQSQALLMHAPQGSSVKRSLRNFLQKRKKRFQKSHPHCFSQ, encoded by the exons ATGAAGCGAAACTGCTACTTGGATCTTCGTTTTCGCCCTTCATCTGCTTCATCACCCCATGATTCAAT TAAAAACAAACGCAGTTTATTTCTTGCATTTGTCGTTAGCATGAGCAAAAAAGTTGTTGCCATTCCGCAAAGTAGACGCCACATGCTTGATGTCACAGAACTTCAG GCAAGAGTGATACTATGGTTGGCAAGTCAAGAAAGGGAAGGTAACACAGGACCAGCTTCGGCCACGTCGCTTTCATTGCAATCTCAAGCATTATTAATGCATGCCCCGCAAGGTTCTTCAGTAAAGAGATCCCTAAGGAATTTCCTtcagaagagaaagaaaaggttTCAAAAGTCACACCCCCATTGCTTCTCGCAATAG